The genomic interval AGACAATATTGATCTTACTtcaatagttattaaaatatgcttttagtcctcATAAATATGGTCCAATTTGGTcttagtttttttaacttttttcttataagttataagtatttttatagGGTGTGTATCACCTTGCTCACTGATGATGTAGCAATGATATGCCAAAATGCTGCTATTTCACCACTAAATGATGATTCAGACCATTTCAAATATCTTAAACTCTACAAGGCTCaaacatacaaataatattacGGAGCTTAAACCAAATTTAACCCATATTAACAAGAACCGAAGAATATTTAAGTCAATTTTAAATGGCAGTTCTTCCAGTTGAGTTTTCCCTTGAATATAcgtaaaactttttcttttatattcttgTCATAGTTTCTGACAGAAAATGGTTTAGGATTTTCTAAACCAACCAGTCTTTATAATAGAGGAAATGCCCTCTGACCCCTAACAGCCTGATGAGAATGCCAGACATCATCATAATGTAAAAGGAATTCTTTCTCTACTCCCAATGTGTTCAAGAGACTTGTTTTTCCCGTCTGATTTCTGTCTAAAACCAAAGAAGCTGTAGGTTATTTTATTGAAGGAAAGGTTGAGagagtggaaaaaaaaaatataaaactgcttatttattttattgaggaGTGTTATTGCTTTTATAGAACAAATAATTGAACGGAAATGCAATAAAATGTTGGCATCTATAACCACTAACAAATTAGTGCTCTCAGTGCCTAGAAAATAGCAAATAAATCCTACTAATCAACatgacttttattttccttaaaaatagcataacatgttattttaatttgttaattttcaataGTCATCAATCAACTGTAGGTCTTTGTTCTTTcctttctattatttatttcctATCATACTTCCTTTCTTTCTAACTAATACAACTAacattcttttctttataaCCAAAGATTGAACAATCTTTAGCTGGAGTATGCAAACAGTTTCTTTCCATGGAGAGTTTATTTCTGTTGAAACAATGATAGATCAATCTGCtcaatttcattaaaaagtatttttgtgAAAGTACTTAGGATTCCTTTTTTTGGTACAAAATTATATAGTTCATATGTAGAATGTATCactatacaataataaatactcATGTGTACCAGTCTCTATATAttcttttgtattgttttcAATTGTATCATacattgaatatatattttacaaattttcataccctttacattatttttttctgcaGGACTGACAATGCAATAAAGAATCACTGGAATGGttctttgaagaaaaagaaggatttTTATTTAGCTAATGGAAGACTTCCGCCCATTCCAAAGAGCAGTATGGAAGTTGCTATCAAAGATACAGTTAAACATTCTACAACTAACACAATTCATGTTTATTCGAATAAAGGATTAGATGCCACTGTTGCATCGTCATCTAAAGCTACAGACATTACTAAGCTTGATAACAGTGATAAGAATCAACTAGAGTCCTCTGGAATAGTTGGAGAGGTTGGAGATTCTTCTAGTGTTCCACCAAAAAAAAGTGCTGATTCTGATTGTGTACACTGTCATAGATTATTCCACAAAGGTCTCTGCTGTAGTAACTTGGAATCAGGGTCGGgagacaattttaaaataaacagggAGCCAAAATTTGTGAATCCTGGACTCAATGCTAACCAGAGAATTGATCATTGTCTGAATTATAGTGATATGAACGGTGACAGATCAACtagaattttttattcaaaggaAAGTCGAACGTTTGGTTCTTTTTGTCATGAATCATCACGGCTTGATAATCCACATCCTTCAGAATCTCTTAATTTTAACATGTCTTCTGGCTTGCAGAATGAAGACATTTCTTCACCAATGAAGTCATCTGCTGGTTTCGTAACTCCACCTCATGTAAAGGGAATTGAATCATGCTCAGAATCTATTGAATCAATACTGAGAAAGGCAGCTAAAACATTCCCAACTCCTTCAATAAtaaggaagagaagaaatggAGGTGAATTACCTGCCACTCCCAGAAAGCTTGCAAATGCAGTTAATTCACATGTTTGTAATGAAGAAGTGAGAACAAATGATATTTCTTGTTCTGGAGTTGTGGGGTTATCTGTCAGTCCAGCTAGCCATGGCCATGGGAgtaatattattcaaaataatgcTTTGAACATGACTCCTCCATACCGATTACGATCCAAGCAAACAGCTATTAAGTCTTTGACGAAACAACTTGATTCTGCATTTTACATGGAGAGAAGTGCTTCTGATATGGAAAAGTCTACTGAGATAGTATTGTGATGACTGAAGATAGtcttcataaaacaaaattggcaTAGACATAGTTTGTAAGTAGTACGTTCTTCTTGCTCATTTTCCTTTAATTGTTCATTTAGGTTGAAAAACAACTTATTCTTATAAGAAAGAAGGTCAACTGACTGAAAAACTCAATTCCCTAGGAACATAAGGTTTTGTTCATATTGGTTGCAGTATAATATTGTCAtagaaattttaattgaattagcAGGAAAATATGCATATAATATGTTAAGATCTTATAAATGTGAAATTAAAGGATTGAAAATGACTTGTTTTTCATGAGcacttctcttcttccttaaaATGACAATGCAACTTCAATGGAGCTAAAGACATGgttatttgaatatgattttcTTATCGTTGTTCCACCTTAGAAAGTTTTTTGGaaattaataacacattttCCTTGCTTTAACacattacattttaaattatcttaatataGCATTGCATTTGCAGTATTTAACTGAATTTTGATAGCAGCTTCTCTGCTTTGTAGGGATTGCCATTGGTCTTGCTGAAGCTGATTGAATTTTGACAACAGTCTGACAATTTTGCAAGTGCTATAATTCATTGACGAAGCAGAAACCGTTACACGtgtatatttcatttgattGTGGATATATAGTTCGTATGGTTTTATACTGTTCACACAAGTTTTGTAGATATTTATATACCTTGAGAAATAAATTGAAGGCAAATTTCAgaacaaactttgattttatatcttatattatatatagatttaaaGCCCTTGTTGAATGAACCTTGTAGCAAGTGCAGTCACAATAGCATTTCAAACTTGTGCATAGTTTGCCACTGATTTCTTACACCCACGAGAAAAGCCAACAAAAGATATGAAAAACAAATCATAGAACTTTAAGATGAAAACTTAAAGGAACGAATCGGAAAATAGACACTGAATATAATTATAGAGTTTTATACCTAGGTTGGAAATGCTCCCAGAAttcttactattatttttacaatacatAATTCAATGTGAATAGCTTCTAAATGAAGCTTGAGAAAAAGGAACGAAATAAAatgtgaagaaagaaaatgaaagaaaagctGGAGAAAAAACGAACCAAATAAAATGtgaggaaaaaaatgaaagaaagaaaaaaaaaatagaatgaaagattttgattatttatttaaagagaaattgaaactaaaatgaaacaaaattgtcattttcaaaaatcataaattaataaaatagaataaagtaATTGTACAGACACAaagttatttttacaattaCTATATGGAGAGTGATGAAAGAAGTAAATTTGGAAGAGGCtagttttacttttacttttttttttcactttttttctttccttatatataactaaaaaaaatagaacacgTACTATATGGAAAAGTGACATTTATTAAATCTTACATAtcatatacaataaaaattaaataaaagtcacCATATTCTTTTACCTCAATCTAAGAACACATTATATTTGCTTCAAACGTAAAAAACTTTAGAAACGTCTACAAACTATCATAAAACCTCTcgatatttatttacaaaaaaataataaaattttgagttttaattaattaatctatttaaatatgtgtttaattttggattaattaaaataaaagctaaattttaaattttgtatttataaaaggAATTAAAGTTTAGGGGattaaatcaatttctttttctaagaCATACTACAAAATACATGGAATTATCAACGGAATTTTATTGACGAAAAATGATGCATTATTGGTGGAAATTATCCTTCGGTCATTACCGACGACCAAAATCTTTCGGTAAATTCGTCGGTAATGTATCTTATAGTTACTGACGAACAACATCTGTCGGTAAATTCGTcagtaatttattttacaactaTCGTCGACAAAAAATTGTCAGGAAGTcctttggtaattaccgaaggatatATTCCGTCGATAAATCCATCGGTAATGCGTATTGTAGTTACTGACGGAGAAAATCCGTCGATAAATCCATCGGTAAAAAGAGCAGCAAAATTCCCCTCCATTATCCCCTCTCTCTGTGTGAAGAAGACTATATTTTACTCTTTCACAAatgagtttctttattttttctttactctCATCTCAAAAGCTTTCTCATCTTCTCTAcaaccatttttctttctcgTGCAACCATCTTTCTACACTGTCACTACTGTTGTTGGAGAGCACCACCCTGTCGTTGGAGAGCACCACTCTTGTTGTTGTTGGAGAGTGTCACCGCTGCCGCACCACCGCTGCTATGGGAGAACGCCACCGCTGCCGTGGGAGAACCACACGGAGTAGTGTGCTGCCAACATGGTGGTCGCATGTTATCttgttgaaaatgaagaaaatatggaTGCTCAAAAACTAATTAGGTATTTTTCccaattttagggtttctaaaacaATTGGAGAACCTAGTTTAgtgtttgattttggttttggaatgaattggattGTTGTTTTGATTTATGAATGAAGAAagtgtgataaaaaaatttgaaatctgaggaaaaaaaagaaggggaatgaggaaaaagaagaaggggaaagaggaagaagatgaaccagaTCAGGATATTCACCGATGGACTTACTGACAaaaattttcttcaataattTTTGACGGATATTTCCTTCGACAATTATCGACAGAGATttccttcgataattaccgacgGATATTTCCTTCGAAAATTACCGATagattttttcttcattaattaCCGACGGATTATGTGACAATTACCGACAAATTATTCCTTTGATAATTATCGATAGTCATATAGTCCGTCGGTAAATATTACCGACAATGTTGTTACTGATGAAGTTATGACCGTCGGTAATACGTAGAAAAAATGCCATTATCGATAGATTTTAGACATTTCCGATATATTTTGACGGTTGGTAATTCCATGTATTGATATCATTGATAACTCATACAAATGAAATATGGTTATAAAAGAAGTAcacttttgtatttgtaaaaaaaaagtgaaaaatagtAAAGATAATGTGAAATgggtataaaaaaatttggattATAAAATACCATTTTCCTATCGAAATTCAAACTATAGTGAATAAGTTAAACTTTTCCCCTTGAATCGTGATAGAGTTCCCAAACTATGAATACATTTCCTTCTAAATAAGATTACAAAGGATGACACTAAGAAAATGCACATTATTTTTTCAGTAACTTAGCTTCCTTAAATGCATGCTAAGTCACATGATATTTCCTCCAGAAGATCATGCAAAATAAAGTCTTCAAGCTCCAAACTGACACACTGTGCATACAATTTAGGGTTCACCCACCCATCACGCCTTTCTAGATCACGACTTACATGGTCATCTATGGTTAGCCCAGTTTTGGATCTGAGACACAAGGACTTGTTCATATGAGTCCACACTTGATGAAGAGTGTGACACCCTTTTGGCATTGGATGAGAAGATGAAAAAGGTATGGAACAGCAGCAGTGACACCTCCCAGAAAGTTCCAACAATGTCTCATTGATTAGGTCAAACAAAACATGGTGATTGCACTGGCCACTGCCCCCATAAGTGCAGAAATCAAGGTCATTCTCCATTTCTTCATAGAGTAGTGGATCAACTGGGTGGTCACTTGAATGCCATGCAGAAAGGCAATCTTTACCAGTCAGTCCAGATATCTCAATTACAAATTTCACGTAGTTAAACTCAGCTTTGTCTTTGATGGGGATATGAGAAAAAGTAATGTCATAGTTCAAGTTCTTGCTTTGAATCTCCACTTTTTGAGCACTCTCTATGGTGTCTTGCACTTTGAGTGAATCCA from Vigna radiata var. radiata cultivar VC1973A chromosome 9, Vradiata_ver6, whole genome shotgun sequence carries:
- the LOC106773373 gene encoding transcription factor MYB3R-3-like codes for the protein MTEEKSEQLCLKNKQTYAPSSSSVSDGNDSAIPSSSRKTGSALPCNRRTTGPVRRVKDGWTEKEDETLKNAVEVFNGKNWKKIAEFFPDKSEVQCLHRWKKVLNPELVKGHWTKEEDDKIIELVSIHGPTKWSLISQSLPGRIGKQCRERWCNHLSPDIKKDPWTLEEELALMKAHCTHGNKWAEIAKVLCGRTDNAIKNHWNGSLKKKKDFYLANGRLPPIPKSSMEVAIKDTVKHSTTNTIHVYSNKGLDATVASSSKATDITKLDNSDKNQLESSGIVGEVGDSSSVPPKKSADSDCVHCHRLFHKGLCCSNLESGSGDNFKINREPKFVNPGLNANQRIDHCLNYSDMNGDRSTRIFYSKESRTFGSFCHESSRLDNPHPSESLNFNMSSGLQNEDISSPMKSSAGFVTPPHVKGIESCSESIESILRKAAKTFPTPSIIRKRRNGGELPATPRKLANAVNSHVCNEEVRTNDISCSGVVGLSVSPASHGHGSNIIQNNALNMTPPYRLRSKQTAIKSLTKQLDSAFYMERSASDMEKSTEIVL